The proteins below come from a single Aegilops tauschii subsp. strangulata cultivar AL8/78 chromosome 6, Aet v6.0, whole genome shotgun sequence genomic window:
- the LOC109770124 gene encoding uncharacterized protein isoform X1, producing MGLMAGMLPGVEFARRRRLRPAPEAPCAGARRPALMGVFGHDHAHLGSAGFAKQRSGVCEEAWATQLDSIAREAKERLDHKLRSQRESVVKRRHSTGSLRLPVPSSTTSDHPAKDTAGAASTLQREVFTKRGGGRRFSWGRRKEQQQQAECAVCLEEFRAGDVLAHLPCAHRFHWACAVPWVQAASRCPFCRAAVRLADHQLL from the exons atggGCCTCATGGCCGGGATGCTCCCTGGCGTCGAGTTCGCGAGGAGGCGACGGCTCCGGCCGGCGCCGGAGGCCCCGTGCGCCGGCGCGCGGCGGCCGGCGTTGATGGGCGTGTTCGGGCATGACCACGCCCACCTCGGCTCGGCAGGTTTTGCGAAG CAGAGGAGCGGCGTGTGCGAGGAGGCGTGGGCGACGCAGCTGGACAGCATCGCCCGGGAGGCCAAGGAGAGGCTGGATCACAAGCTCAGGAGCCAGAGAGAATCTGTGGTCAAGAG GCGCCACAGCACGGGAAGCCTCCGGCTCCCGGTCCCGTCGAGCACCACCAGCGACCACCCGGCGAAGGACACGGCAGGGGCGGCGAGCACGCTGCAGCGAGAGGTGTTCACGAAgagaggcggcggccggcggttCAGCTGGGGCCGGAGgaaggagcagcagcagcaggcggAGTGCGCGGTGTGCCTGGAGGAGTTCCGGGCGGGGGACGTGCTGGCGCACCTCCCCTGCGCGCACCGCTTCCACTGGGCCTGCGCCGTGCCCTGGGTCCAGGCCGCCTCCCGCTGCCCCTTCTGCCGCGCCGCCGTCCGCCTCGCCGACCACCAGCTTCTCTAG
- the LOC109770124 gene encoding uncharacterized protein isoform X2, whose product MGLMAGMLPGVEFARRRRLRPAPEAPCAGARRPALMGVFGHDHAHLGSAGFAKRSGVCEEAWATQLDSIAREAKERLDHKLRSQRESVVKRRHSTGSLRLPVPSSTTSDHPAKDTAGAASTLQREVFTKRGGGRRFSWGRRKEQQQQAECAVCLEEFRAGDVLAHLPCAHRFHWACAVPWVQAASRCPFCRAAVRLADHQLL is encoded by the exons atggGCCTCATGGCCGGGATGCTCCCTGGCGTCGAGTTCGCGAGGAGGCGACGGCTCCGGCCGGCGCCGGAGGCCCCGTGCGCCGGCGCGCGGCGGCCGGCGTTGATGGGCGTGTTCGGGCATGACCACGCCCACCTCGGCTCGGCAGGTTTTGCGAAG AGGAGCGGCGTGTGCGAGGAGGCGTGGGCGACGCAGCTGGACAGCATCGCCCGGGAGGCCAAGGAGAGGCTGGATCACAAGCTCAGGAGCCAGAGAGAATCTGTGGTCAAGAG GCGCCACAGCACGGGAAGCCTCCGGCTCCCGGTCCCGTCGAGCACCACCAGCGACCACCCGGCGAAGGACACGGCAGGGGCGGCGAGCACGCTGCAGCGAGAGGTGTTCACGAAgagaggcggcggccggcggttCAGCTGGGGCCGGAGgaaggagcagcagcagcaggcggAGTGCGCGGTGTGCCTGGAGGAGTTCCGGGCGGGGGACGTGCTGGCGCACCTCCCCTGCGCGCACCGCTTCCACTGGGCCTGCGCCGTGCCCTGGGTCCAGGCCGCCTCCCGCTGCCCCTTCTGCCGCGCCGCCGTCCGCCTCGCCGACCACCAGCTTCTCTAG
- the LOC141026203 gene encoding uncharacterized protein encodes MKRPYACRTLNPPMLVSELISNVSATWDKQLVQATFLPMDVQVILGIPLCTRNVPDFWAWHHEKHGFFSVKSAYNMLVATRNRREAWLEEGPGPSSSRAEERAWKHLWKTQVPGKVRMFLWRLSKYSLPTNDVQAHRHMSDSPCCGLCGARDSWHHSLVECTSSRSVWALMNEEITHKIITTTEPKAKQWLFTLMDSMSHKDFVLVAVTLLSIWYARRKAIHEAIFQSPHATHGFITSFISELEVESGEGQEVLPLQSAGMKVETFLAVLLS; translated from the exons ATGAAAAGGCCCTACGCCTGCCGGACCCTGAACCCACCTATGCTAGTTTCTGAACTCATCTCTAATGTGTCAGCAACATGGGATAAGCAGCTGGTGCAAGCAACTTTCTTGCCAATGGATGTTCAAGTGATATTGGGGATACCGCTGTGCACTCGCAATGTTCCCGACTTCTGGGCTTGGCATCATGAAAAACATGGTTTTTTCTCAGTAAAATCAGCGTACAACATGCTTGTTGCAACTAGAAACAGAAGGGAAGCATGGCTCGAGGAGGGGCCAGGGCCGTCTAGCTCCAGGGCTGAGGAACGAGCATGGAAACATTTGTGGAAAACTCAGGTCCCAGGGAAAGTTCGTATGTTCTTATGGCGTCTATCTAAATACTCATTGCCGACAAATGATGTGCAGGCACATCGCCACATGTCTGATTCACCCTGTTGTGGTCTATGTGGGGCTCGGGACTCATGGCACCACTCCCTTGTCGAGTGCACCTCCTCGAGAAGCGTTTGGGCTCTTATGAATGAGGAGATTACACATAAAATCATAACAACAACCGAGCCCAAGGCGAAGCAATGGCTGTTCACTCTGATGGATTCAATGTCCCACAAAGATTTCGTCCTTGTGGCCGTGACGTTGTTGTCGATATGGTACGCTAGGCGGAAAGCCATCCATGAGGCGATATTCCAAAGTCCCCATGCCACACATGGTTTTATCACGAGCTTCATTTCTGAACTAGAAGTG GAGTCCGGGGAAGGACAGGAGGTTCTGCCACTGCAGTCTGCAGGGATGAAGGTGGAAACTTTCTTGGCAGTTCTGCTCTCGTGA